One Hordeum vulgare subsp. vulgare chromosome 4H, MorexV3_pseudomolecules_assembly, whole genome shotgun sequence DNA window includes the following coding sequences:
- the LOC123449721 gene encoding zinc finger protein 236-like isoform X5 — translation MRIRRYAARLLASSAAAAAPQPPAPWLHAADDDCAFCDLTRGSDPQVAPDGVKHKGHIAGLQQPEGEPLETDEDRRARLPQRPPVLQAQECEVGHDHSASKGSARRPEGKEQTTLVSKAAAEPVVMEGALVADEAAAEQEVGVATPLVDGSYTEPEVTGGASLVSGLITETQVINGVCLADEAVAERVSLVSGSIDEPEVISGAALANVAVAETEVSAGLCFVSEAAIEAADVATTSGVTTGAPLDNKGVADPDTEMGAPTIHESASKAASEAADVAIVSEVTTGAPLDNKGVTEPDIKMGASPVDESASEAATEAAYVVTSPEVTTGAPLDNQRVAEPDIKMGASPVNECAAKTATEAADVVTNLRVTTVASFVNRGVVEPNIKMEASPAKESAAEMDFVHPGFLVTEAATHPGLPERVSLANEAVAEREVSEAGSLVSEPAAEAAGVVTVLEVTTGTPLDSEGTAEPETKIGPSFANESTAEMDSVLLGSLVTEATTHPGLIGRVSLVTETGVTGAANLDTEVSMEPEDTGRPSLINESTELEITRGVSIATDAATEPEVTRRASARSGDSDAALNEPDTLDCDLDSVSVQIENAGESVATEVQPSRDDGGDVVGSVNAMSTCPVTDKGPAFDEATPQDDAPSVSCVSGLVVRSVGKSGRTDVICYARRRGKRKLDMEETTTDQLEMGDGDIYGQCEEKATFDITVPYESAMSTAGSADIKLADIKRGLVDNSASSKGKKRKGRFECDIDYCHMTFKKRDELSLHKKNMCTIKSCGKHFRSHKYLRRHQSIHNEERPYKCPWEGCGMAFKWTWALADHFEVHTGEKPYKCRTPGCSKIYKYVSDFTRHRRRCKPQR, via the exons ATGCGCATCCGGCGCTACGCCGCGCGCCTGCTCGCCTCCTCGGCCGCCGCCGCGGCCCCGCAGCCGCCCGCGCCCTGGCTCcacgccgccgacgacgactgcgccTTCTGCGACCTCACCCGCGGCTCCGACCCGCAG GTTGCTCCCGACGGGGTTAAGCACAAGGGGCACATTGCCGGCCTGCAGCAGCCGGAGGGCGAGCCGCTCGagaccgacgaggaccgccgcgccCGCCTGCCTCAGCGACCTCCTGTCCTCCAAG CTCAAGAATGCGAGGTAGGCCATGACCACTCTGCCAGCAAAGGTTCTGCGAGGAGGCCCGAAGGTAAGGAGCAGACTACCCTTGTCAGCAAAGCTGCTGCTGAGCCGGTAGTCATGGAAGGAGCCCTTGTTGCCGATGAAGCTGCAGCTGAGCAGGAGGTTGGAGTGGCAACCCCTCTTGTGGATGGCTCTTACACCGAACCGGAGGTTACTGGGGGAGCTTCTCTTGTGAGTGGATTGATCACTGAGACACAAGTTATAAATGGAGTTTGTCTCGCCGATGAAGCTGTTGCCGAGCGAGTTTCTCTTGTGAGTGGATCGATCGATGAGCCAGAAGTTATAAGTGGAGCTGCTCTCGCCAATGTAGCTGTTGCTGAGACAGAAGTTTCAGCGGGACTCTGTTTTGTGAGTGAAGCTGCAATTGAGGCAGCAGATGTAGCCACCACATCGGGAGTTACAACTGGGGCTCCCCTTGACAACAAAGGCGTTGCAGATCCAGATACTGAAATGGGAGCTCCTACTATCCATGAATCTGCTTCTAAAGCTGCAAGTGAGGCAGCAGATGTAGCCATCGTGTCGGAAGTTACAACTGGAGCTCCCCTTGACAACAAAGGTGTCACAGAGCCAGATATTAAAATGGGTGCTTCTCCTgtcgatgaatctgcttctgaagCTGCAACTGAGGCAGCATACGTAGTCACCTCACCAGAAGTTACAACTGGAGCTCCCCTCGACAACCAACGTGTTGCAGAGCCAGATATTAAAATGGGAGCTTCTCCTGTCAATGAATGTGCTGCTAAAACTGCAACTGAGGCAGCAGATGTAGTCACCAATCTGAGAGTTACAACTGTAGCTTCCTTCGTCAACAGAGGTGTTGTAGAGCCAAATATTAAAATGGAAGCTTCTCCTGCCAAAGAATCTGCCGCTGAAATGGATTTTGTACACCCAGGTTTCCTTGTTACTGAAGCTGCAACTCATCCAGGACTaccagaaagagtttctcttgctaATGAAGCTGTTGCTGAGCGAGAAGTTTCAGAGGCAGGTTCGCTTGTGAGTGAGcctgcagctgaggcagcaggTGTAGTCACTGTATTGGAAGTTACAACTGGAACTCCCCTTGACAGTGAAGGCACTGCAGAACCTGAAACTAAAATTGGACCTTCTTTTGCGAATGAATCTACTGCTGAAATGGATTCAGTACTGTTAGGCTCACTTGTTACTGAAGCTACAACTCATCCTGGACTTATAGGAAGAGTTTCTCTTGTCACTGAGACAGGAGTTACAGGAGCTGCTAACCTCGACACTGAAGTTTCCATGGAACCGGAAGATACAGGTCGACCTTCTCTTATAAATGAATCTACCGAATTGGAAATTACAAGGGGGGTTTCTATTGCTACCGATGCTGCTACGGAACCAGAAGTTACTCGTCGAGCTTCTGCTCGTAGTGGAGACAGTGATGCTGCTTTAAATGAGCCAGACACTCTTGATTGCGATTTGGATAGTGTCAGTGTGCAGATTGAAAATGCAGGAGAGTCTGTTGCCACCGAAGTGCAGCCTTCTAGAGACGATGGAGGAGATGTTGTTGGTTCTGTGAATGCCATGAGCACTTGTCCTGTTACTGACAAGGGTCCAGCTTTTGATGAAGCAACACCACAGGATGACGCACCCAGTGTTTCATGCGTATCAGGCTTAGTTGTTAGAAGTGTTGGTAAATCAGGGAGAACTGATGTCATATGTTATGCTAGGCGCAGAGGTAAAAGAAAGCTGGATATGGAAGAAACAACGACAGACCAACTTGAAATGGGTGATGGTGACATCTATGGTCAGTGTGAAGAAAAGGCGACATTTGACATAACTGTTCCTTATGAGAGTGCGATGTCAACCGCTGGATCTGCAGACATTAAACTCGCCGACATAAAGAGAGGTCTTGTGGACAATTCAGCCTCAAGCAAGGGCAAAAAGAGGAAGGGACGATTTGAATGTGACATTGACTACTGCCACATGACATTCAAGAAAAGAGACGAACTTTCTCTCCACAAGAAGAACATGTGCACAATCAAGTCATGTGGCAAACATTTCAGATCCCACAAGTATCTGAGACGCCACCAGAGCATTCACAACGAGGAGAGACCGTACAAGTGCCCGTGGGAAGGTTGCGGTATGGCTTTCAAGTGGACATGGGCTCTGGCTGATCATTTCGAAGTTCATACAGGGGAAAAGCCCTATAAATGCAGGACGCCTGGGTGTAGCAAGATATATAAGTATGTTTCGGACTTTACCCGGCATAGGAGGAGGTGCAAACCGCAGAGGTAA